The Cryobacterium sp. SO1 genomic sequence CGCGCACGATCGAAGCCCACTTGCGCAACATCTTCCGCAAGCTGGGTATCAGCTCTCGTCGGCAGCTTTGAGCAACTCAGGCTGCCGAGGGTTCGACGCCCGCCAGATTGCCGCCGCGTACCCGGAGTCGCGGTCCGCGTTTGACTGTGCGCCGGGAACACAGTTTTGAATACTCTTATGAAAAGAATTCTCGACTCCACATCTCCACGCCTCCGGCCCAGGGTCTGGCTCGGGATAGCCGCCTTCCTTGCATATCTCGCGGTCTTCTACGCCATCTGGATAGTCAACGGAATCGACTATGCGCGTGTGGGTGAAAGCGAGGAGACGCTTCTGAAGTGGTACGTAGCGCCCCTATCCGGCGGTCTCGTCGTGATCCTGATCGCTGTCTCACTATTCGGATGGTGGCGTCCGTCGCTTACCGAGAAACGAACGTTTTCGAGATCCGCTGTTGTTCTTCCGGCAGTGATGGCCATAGTCGCGATCGCCAACATGATCTTCGGCGACCAGTCCACAGTGACACCCACCATGTGGCTCTACCTTGTGGTCGGCAGCGTGCTCGTGGGATTCAACGAGGAAGTGATCGCACGAGGCCAGCTCCTCGTGGCCCTGCGGGCCAGATTCGGTGAGACGGGTGTCTGGTTCCTGTCCACTCTGCTCTTTTCTCTGTTGCACCTCCCGAATGCATTCTTCGGCCTTGGCTCGGTGGCGATCCTCCAGGTCGTCATCCAGTTCGGTCTGGGATCTGTCTACTATCTGGCACGTCGATTCAGCGGTTCCTTGGTGCCGGCGATGATCCTTCACGGACTGTGGGACTTCTCGACCTTCTCGTCCAACGTGCCCTACGCCGGAATGGCTGCTCCGTTCATCGGAATAGCCGCGGTCATCGTGGTCTTGGTCCTTCTCCGCCGGGACAAGCGCAGAGGTGTAAGCCGAACCAAGACCTCCACTCACGGCGTGAAGTCGTAAGACCTTGCGATAACTCACCGTCGGTGAGGGCGTGTGCGCTGGATGCAGGCGGCTTGACAGTGTCCCGATAACACGGTGTCAGCTTTCCTCGCCGGCCGCAGGCCCGGTCT encodes the following:
- a CDS encoding CPBP family intramembrane glutamic endopeptidase produces the protein MKRILDSTSPRLRPRVWLGIAAFLAYLAVFYAIWIVNGIDYARVGESEETLLKWYVAPLSGGLVVILIAVSLFGWWRPSLTEKRTFSRSAVVLPAVMAIVAIANMIFGDQSTVTPTMWLYLVVGSVLVGFNEEVIARGQLLVALRARFGETGVWFLSTLLFSLLHLPNAFFGLGSVAILQVVIQFGLGSVYYLARRFSGSLVPAMILHGLWDFSTFSSNVPYAGMAAPFIGIAAVIVVLVLLRRDKRRGVSRTKTSTHGVKS